In Flavobacterium gelatinilyticum, a genomic segment contains:
- a CDS encoding PG1828 family lipoprotein — translation MKKVFLSLAVVAVLTVVSCKKADAAATENVDSTAVAVDSAAAVVDSAATTVDSAAAKVDSAATEATKAAEEVKK, via the coding sequence ATGAAAAAAGTATTTTTAAGTTTAGCTGTTGTTGCTGTTTTAACTGTTGTATCTTGTAAAAAAGCTGACGCTGCAGCTACTGAAAACGTAGATTCTACTGCTGTTGCTGTTGATTCTGCTGCTGCTGTAGTTGATTCTGCTGCTACAACTGTTGACTCTGCTGCTGCAAAAGTTGACTCTGCTGCTACTGAAGCTACTAAAGCTGCTGAAGAAGTAAAAAAATAA
- a CDS encoding 3-deoxy-D-manno-octulosonic acid transferase, with product MLFLYNLTIYVAGFFLKIIALFSPKIKLFVEGRKNVFQTLAEKIKPNDKTIWFHSASLGEYEQGLPVIEKIKEKYPEHKIIVSFFSPSGYEVRKNNTVADATIYLPLDTKRNAKKFIKLVHPEFAFFIKYEFWLNYLKELENNQIPTYLVSGIFRDKQMFFKWYGGFYKKALNAFTYFFVQNQSSKQKIESIGFKNVIVSGDTRFDRVNAILERDNSLDFIENFKNNQTTIVIGSSWPKDEVLISEYINQAPDNVKFIIAPHNIKADQISNLKSQISKSVVLYSEKENKDLSNCNVFIIDTIGLLTKIYSYGTIAYVGGGFGNPGIHNILEPAAFGIPIVIGPNYSNFAEAVSLTELGGCIPISNTNELKEIFDRLLTDENFLKEKSEICKSFIQNNKGATETILRVVS from the coding sequence ATGCTTTTTTTATACAATTTAACCATATACGTCGCAGGATTTTTCTTAAAAATCATAGCACTGTTTAGTCCGAAAATTAAGCTTTTTGTTGAAGGCCGGAAAAACGTCTTTCAAACTTTAGCAGAAAAAATAAAACCCAATGACAAAACCATCTGGTTTCATTCTGCTTCACTGGGCGAATACGAACAGGGACTTCCTGTTATTGAAAAAATCAAAGAAAAATATCCCGAGCATAAAATCATTGTATCCTTTTTTTCACCATCTGGATACGAAGTGCGTAAAAATAACACAGTCGCAGATGCTACAATCTATTTACCACTTGACACAAAACGAAATGCAAAGAAATTTATTAAACTGGTTCACCCTGAATTTGCTTTCTTTATTAAATACGAATTCTGGCTTAATTATCTCAAAGAATTAGAGAACAACCAAATTCCAACATATTTGGTTTCAGGAATTTTCAGAGACAAACAAATGTTTTTTAAATGGTACGGCGGTTTTTACAAAAAAGCGCTTAATGCCTTTACTTACTTTTTTGTACAGAACCAAAGCTCCAAACAAAAAATTGAAAGCATTGGTTTTAAAAATGTCATTGTTTCCGGCGACACGCGTTTTGATCGTGTGAACGCTATTTTGGAAAGAGATAACAGCCTGGATTTTATTGAAAATTTCAAAAACAATCAAACTACAATCGTTATAGGAAGTTCATGGCCAAAAGACGAAGTTCTAATTTCCGAATATATCAATCAGGCTCCGGACAATGTGAAGTTTATTATTGCCCCGCACAACATTAAAGCTGATCAGATTTCCAACCTTAAATCGCAGATTTCTAAATCGGTCGTTTTATATTCTGAAAAAGAAAACAAAGATTTATCAAACTGCAATGTGTTTATAATAGACACAATAGGTCTTCTGACCAAAATTTACAGTTATGGAACCATCGCTTATGTTGGAGGCGGATTTGGAAACCCGGGAATCCATAATATACTGGAACCAGCCGCATTTGGAATCCCGATTGTAATAGGCCCAAATTATTCTAATTTTGCAGAAGCTGTTTCGCTGACCGAACTTGGAGGCTGTATACCAATATCCAATACAAACGAATTGAAAGAAATTTTTGATCGGTTATTAACTGACGAAAACTTCTTAAAAGAGAAAAGCGAAATTTGCAAATCATTCATTCAGAACAACAAAGGAGCAACTGAGACCATTTTGAGAGTTGTTTCATAA